Proteins co-encoded in one Bombus pyrosoma isolate SC7728 linkage group LG4, ASM1482585v1, whole genome shotgun sequence genomic window:
- the LOC122566734 gene encoding uncharacterized protein LOC122566734 isoform X2 encodes MVHAQFLRPEYVGWVKYVNCYHDWNDFLSLSSLLLNYYETDRNLKVERLKNLVKEALCQLSSTLKGPTTCANMKKLFSKIENTSKEPNSYIGKVFVVGRYTVTVEDILAEGGFAIVFLVKSSSGRYALKRMYVNNEHDLNVCKREIQIASNLNGHKNIIGYLDSSITHIGGGVHELLLLMPYCKSQVLQMMNNRLQTGFSESEVLQIFCDVCEAVSRLHHCQTPIIHRDLKIENILYSDTGHYVLCDFGSATAKILNPSIQGAAIVEEEIKKYTTLSYRAPEMVDMYCGKPVTTKADIWALGCLLYKLCFFTLPFGESTLAIQSGNFTIPNHSRYSRSLHCLIRYMLEPDPDNRPDIYQVSVIAFQIQGKECPVQNLHKVQTPVLESLPCPPMESENMKRSSLVKTPKPTPVTTVEGTSVTPRQRPKGQAVSTGPISLSGQIVSQISGQGTQPQSQSSVGNTISYVQMGQQLASLNASQPYLGQNMQASVQPLPVNTQPSAHQVSTLTQVSPQVCCTTTNQNVPFGHQSQIQKSQQSQSQCSTIRRSPVSVQDTVGSYYFDSPVATNVNEENLEALFPPSGYPDPFKDDNRAMPPPAKIPPPVAPKPSKILPKANVSASCPPPKFTPVNSLTSKLNTPTGPNKATPVIVPTLPKPVNKTESLSQNISSSTSPPDSPTLSSVRHRRNVSDTSAFNKAFASETTQFLAPYEASVKSRSEDANTPEVLTGVRPCLGSSASHVRIGELSSVTATEGRSLSADVAAWNPFEDVQPFNQLTEDHIFGAEFDKIRRGSNASIAGVKSRESLVMTYAELPEDPFESAPFSLPRKKNKIGSKTAALAGGKSQLNGRPRIPAKQWNPGFERPELDHRMTGNNPPISPPFVRVPLEDRSKYEKLTFNAGDVSSDSDKDLSQERIQQKRKRVKNVIRRKRKTQNVNKVVGDSTGSAGNSKTPGDNWRNQSICNSAIKLNGIGANGYRKHNNIRNGANKGEIQEEAEEVEEEGESMKKEETEGGSKRREKEEEEEGEVEKVEDEEEEEEEEEEEEEEEEEEEEEEEEEEEDDDKDNDDIDDNNNDNDNEKRTNENDEKYEGTNEATPEGIYRVCGSLHHSERNVVTTSEQDYRTKKSKKYYREERSSISPVNTDPVVGHQYGEKPLLLDDELDPEPKLDYSYGDPFVMDDRYGSNYQSFNDIGLSKRTEKTKLLSDVLWKFDKDVFALAPFPKSSSYSRKGNDFQESNQFKNVAPATETVTDVENKLLPTGRCNSSWKCANVTKTEGFANIDLLSGETQRSPVTKAISIVRRDSERKRNTMQNQIKEVDQDDEIQAGGAVVREEDEVDDKARVKIIEEKEKEAEEEKGENKEKDLFGSSPFSPSSFVINSFDFNSLRNVTEQTPKQSTKMTFANQEESYDGYTQVSVHPIQAQQSSPNVCHLKQAITTAAAAASSTTKTVLNSKFTDVSANSDYSHTFLDTSKDLFGSIPFDEFASLQLNEEKKRSETRMPFVQLSSSSSTQLRQSQPQEPGFVGENLDAMLLDKAQPPIADRATSTLQEVYTIKSVHHTARITVQTMNSVSKPDVASDIVSPMSPEPLVVTDDDHHDMPRHKKEKSNKSEKSKYHLISEIHSDISDVLSSSKLTHKSKSTCYGKKTPRAKKCSVVSTAAGFSNMSFEDFPSDENEERQIRNTKIAPFEVIREPEKRFGSLKRRSNPFT; translated from the exons ATGGTGCATGCGCAGTTTCTACGGCCTGAATATGTCGGCTGGGTAAAATACGTTAACTGTTATCATGACTGGAACGATTTCCTTTCGTTAAGTTCATTGCtgttaaattattacgaaactGATCGTAACTTAAAAGTTGAAAG attaaaaaatttagtaaagGAGGCCTTATGTCAACTCAGTTCAACATTGAAGGGGCCGACGACGTGTGCCAATATGAAGAAgctgttttcaaaaatcgaAAACACGTCGAAGGAGCCTAACAGTTACATAGGAAAAGTTTTTGTGGTGGGACGTTACACTGTCACTGTCGAAGACATTCTAGCCGAAG GAGGATTTGCCATTGTATTCCTGGTAAAATCTTCGAGTGGACGTTATGCACTTAAACGCATGTATGTTAATAACGAACATGATCTCAATGTATGTAAAAGGGAGATACAAATTGCA agtAACTTGAATggtcataaaaatattattggatATTTGGATAGCAGTATCACTCACATAGGTGGAGGAGTACATgaacttttacttttaatgcCTTACTGCAAATCTCAAGTTTTACAAATGATGAACAATAG GTTACAGACTGGATTTAGCGAGTCTGAAGTTCTGCAAATATTTTGTGATGTTTGTGAAGCTGTATCTCGACTGCATCATTGTCAGACACCGATAATACATAGAGATTTGAAG attgaaaatatattatactctGATACTGGCCATTATGTATTATGTGACTTTGGTTCTGCAACagcaaaaattttaaatccCAGTATACAGGGAGCGGCGATagtcgaagaagaaattaaaaaatacacgaCTCTCAGTTATAGAGCACCTGAAATGGTTGATATGTATTGTGGAAAACCTGTTACAACGAAAGCAGATATATgg GCATTGGGATGTTTGTTGTACAAACTTTGTTTCTTTACATTACCATTCGGGGAAAGCACACTTGCTATTCAATCGGGAAATTTTACGATACCAAATCATTCAAG ATATAGCAGAAGCCTTCATTGTttgatacgttatatgcttGAGCCAGATCCTGATAATCGTCCTGATATTTATCAAGTGTCTGTGATTGCATTCCAAATTCAGGGAAAAGAGTGTCCAGTACAGAATTTACAT aAAGTTCAAACACCAGTTTTGGAATCATTACCTTGTCCGCCTATGGaatctgaaaatatgaaaagatcATCATTAGTGAAGACACCAAAACCGACTCCGGTAACTACTGTTGAGGGTACGTCAGTTACACCAAGACAACGACCAAAGGGGCAGGCTGTGAGCACAGGTCCTATAAGTCTAAGCGGTCAGATCGTGAGTCAAATATCTGGTCAAGGAACTCAGCCTCAGTCGCAAAGTTCTGTAGGAAATACGATTTCGTATGTTCAAATGGGTCAACAACTTGCTTCGTTAAATGCGTCACAACCTTACTTAGGACAAAATATGCAAGCAAGTGTTCAGCCATTACCAGTGAACACTCAACCATCTGCTCATCAAGTGTCAACGCTCACTCAAGTTTCGCCTCAAGTTTGTTGTACTACGACTAATCAAAACGTTCCCTTTGGACATCAGTCGCAAATCCAAAAATCACAACAGAGTCAGTCACAATGTTCTACGATTAGACGATCTCCTGTAAGTGTTCAAGATACTGTAGGTTCATATTACTTTGATTCACCAGTGGCAACAAACGTGAATGAAGAAAATCTAGAGGCGCTATTCCCACCGTCTG gTTATCCAGATCCGTTTAAAGATGATAACAGAGCTATGCCACCACCCGCAAAAATACCACCACCTGTCGCTCCCAAACCTTCTAAAATTCTGCCTAAGGCAAATGTTTCTGCTAGTTGTCCACCTCCAAAATTTACACCTGTTAATTCGTTAACATCGAAGCTAAATACTCCAACGGGGCCTAATAAAGCTACTCCTGTAATAGTACCAACTTTACCGAAACCAGTCAATAAGACTGAAAGTTTAAGTCAAAATATAAGTTCAAGTACCTCCCCGCCCGATAGTCCGACACTCTCCTCGGTACGTCATAGAAGAAATGTTAGCGATACAAGTGCTTTTAATaa AGCATTTGCAAGCGAAACAACACAATTTCTAGCACCGTACGAAGCTTCAGTGAAATCACGTTCAGAAGATGCTAACACTCCTGAAGTTCTAACTGGTGTAAGACCTTGCCTAGGATCTAGTGCTTCGCATGTACGTATT GGCGAACTTTCAAGCGTAACTGCTACTGAAGGAAGATCTTTAAGTGCGGATGTAGCAGCTTGGAATCCGTTTGAAGACGTACAACCTTTCAATCAATTAACGGAAGATCATATTTTTGGTGCTGAGTTTGATAAAATTAGAAGAGGCAGTAATGCAAGCATCGCTGGTGTAAAAAGTCGCGAAAGcctcgttatgacgtatgcaGAATTACCGGAAGATCCATTTGAATCTGCACCTTTTAGTTTGCCAA gaaagaagaacaaaattgGATCAAAGACTGCCGCACTTGCTGGAG GCAAGTCACAATTAAACGGTAGACCAAGAATACCAGCGAAACAATGGAACCCGGGATTCGAGCGCCCCGAACTGGACCACAGGATGACAGGAAATAATCCTCCTATTTCTCCGCCATTTGTTCGGGTCCCTTTAGAAGATCGGTCTAAATACGAAAAGTTAACGTTCAACGCTGGTGATGTATCCAGCGATAGCGACAAAGATTTGTCGCAAGAGCGAATTcagcaaaagagaaaaagggtgAAGAATGTGATACGTAGGAAGAGGAAAACGCAGAATGTGAACAAGGTCGTGGGTGATTCGACAGGCTCGGCTGGTAATTCGAAGACGCCCGGTGATAACTGGCGTAATCAAAGTATTTGTAACAGCGCCATTAAATTGAATGGTATCGGCGCTAATGGGTACAGAAAgcataataatattcgaaacGGAGCTAACAAAGGAGAAATACAGGAGGAAGcagaggaggtggaggaggagggAGAGAGcatgaaaaaggaagaaacagaagGTGGAAGTaaaagaagggagaaagaagaagaagaggaaggggAAGTTGAAAAGgtcgaagacgaagaagaagaggaagaggaggaagaggaggaggaagaggaagaggaggaggaggaggaggaggaagaagaggaagaggaagacgaCGATAAAGATAACGATGACATAGATGATAACAataacgacaacgacaacgaaaaaagaactaatgaaaacgatgaaaaatatgagGGAACAAATGAAGCAACTCCGGAAGGTATATATAGAGTTTGTGGTTCTCTTCATCATTCGGAAAGAAATGTTGTTACTACGAGTGAACAAGATTACAGAACGAAAAAGTCGAAGAAGTATTATCGAGAAGAGCGATCGTCGATCAGTCCGGTAAATACGGATCCAGTCGTCGGGCATCAATATGGAGAGAAGCCTCTTTTACTCGATGACGAACTTGATCCGGAACCGAAACTCGATTACTCTTATGGCGATCCATTCGTCATGGATGATCGGTATGGGTCAAATTATCAGTCGTTCAACGACATCGGTCTGTCAAAGAGAACCGAGAAGACGAAACTCCTGAGCGACGTATTATGGAAATTTGACAAAGACGTTTTCGCGTTAGCTCCGTTTCCAAAGTCATCCAGCTATTCGAGAAAGGGTAACGATTTTCAAGAGAGTAATCAATTTAAAAACGTAGCTCCCGCTACCGAGACGGTGACGGATGTAGAAAACAAGTTGCTTCCTACAGGAAGATGTAATTCATCCTGGAAGTGTGCAAATGTCACGAAAACAGAGGGATTCGCGAATATCGACTTGTTGTCCGGAGAAACGCAACGATCTCCGGTTACTAAGGCAATCTCGATTGTTCGCCGAGACTCTGAACGGAAAAGGAACACGATGCAGAATCAAATAAAGGAAGTGGATCAAGATGATGAGATTCAAGCGGGAGGTGCAGTAGTCCGAGAAGAAGATGAAGTGGATGATAAAGCGAGAGTAAagataatcgaagaaaaagagaaagaagcggaagaagaaaaaggagaaaacaaagagaaagatttaTTCGGTTCATCGCCGTTTAGTCCGAGcagttttgtaataaattcatttgatTTTAACAGTTTACGAAACGTTACGGAGCAAACACCGAAACAATCGACAAAAATGACGTTTGCGAATCAAGAAGAATCGTACGATGGTTACACTCAAGTGTCTGTCCATCCCATTCAGGCCCAGCAATCCTCGCCGAACGTTTGTCATTTGAAACAAGCTATTACCACCGCTGCAGCGGCAGCATCATCGACTACAAAAACAGTATTGAACTCTAAATTTACCGATGTCTCTGCGAATAGCGATTATTCGCATACGTTTTTGGATACTTCGAAAGATCTTTTTGGTTCCATTCCGTTCGACGAATTCGCATCTTTgcaattaaacgaagaaaaaaagagatcgGAGACTCGCATGCCATTTGTTCAGttatcgtcatcgtcatcgacGCAACTGCGCCAGTCGCAGCCACAGGAGCCGGGTTTCGTTGGCGAAAACTTAGACGCGATGCTATTAGATAAAGCGCAACCACCGATCGCTGATCGAGCAACATCTACCTTACAAGAGGTATATACGATTAAATCGGTTCATCATACTGCTCGAATCACTGTTCAAACAATGAACAGCGTATCGAAACCGGACGTTGCATCGGACATTGTTTCGCCCATGTCGCCGGAACCGTTGGTGGTTACCGATGACGATCACCACGATATGCCAagacataaaaaagaaa
- the LOC122566734 gene encoding uncharacterized protein LOC122566734 isoform X5: MKKLFSKIENTSKEPNSYIGKVFVVGRYTVTVEDILAEGGFAIVFLVKSSSGRYALKRMYVNNEHDLNVCKREIQIASNLNGHKNIIGYLDSSITHIGGGVHELLLLMPYCKSQVLQMMNNRLQTGFSESEVLQIFCDVCEAVSRLHHCQTPIIHRDLKIENILYSDTGHYVLCDFGSATAKILNPSIQGAAIVEEEIKKYTTLSYRAPEMVDMYCGKPVTTKADIWALGCLLYKLCFFTLPFGESTLAIQSGNFTIPNHSRYSRSLHCLIRYMLEPDPDNRPDIYQVSVIAFQIQGKECPVQNLHKVQTPVLESLPCPPMESENMKRSSLVKTPKPTPVTTVEGTSVTPRQRPKGQAVSTGPISLSGQIVSQISGQGTQPQSQSSVGNTISYVQMGQQLASLNASQPYLGQNMQASVQPLPVNTQPSAHQVSTLTQVSPQVCCTTTNQNVPFGHQSQIQKSQQSQSQCSTIRRSPVSVQDTVGSYYFDSPVATNVNEENLEALFPPSGYPDPFKDDNRAMPPPAKIPPPVAPKPSKILPKANVSASCPPPKFTPVNSLTSKLNTPTGPNKATPVIVPTLPKPVNKTESLSQNISSSTSPPDSPTLSSVRHRRNVSDTSAFNKAFASETTQFLAPYEASVKSRSEDANTPEVLTGVRPCLGSSASHVRIGELSSVTATEGRSLSADVAAWNPFEDVQPFNQLTEDHIFGAEFDKIRRGSNASIAGVKSRESLVMTYAELPEDPFESAPFSLPTGKKNKIGSKTAALAGGKSQLNGRPRIPAKQWNPGFERPELDHRMTGNNPPISPPFVRVPLEDRSKYEKLTFNAGDVSSDSDKDLSQERIQQKRKRVKNVIRRKRKTQNVNKVVGDSTGSAGNSKTPGDNWRNQSICNSAIKLNGIGANGYRKHNNIRNGANKGEIQEEAEEVEEEGESMKKEETEGGSKRREKEEEEEGEVEKVEDEEEEEEEEEEEEEEEEEEEEEEEEEEEDDDKDNDDIDDNNNDNDNEKRTNENDEKYEGTNEATPEGIYRVCGSLHHSERNVVTTSEQDYRTKKSKKYYREERSSISPVNTDPVVGHQYGEKPLLLDDELDPEPKLDYSYGDPFVMDDRYGSNYQSFNDIGLSKRTEKTKLLSDVLWKFDKDVFALAPFPKSSSYSRKGNDFQESNQFKNVAPATETVTDVENKLLPTGRCNSSWKCANVTKTEGFANIDLLSGETQRSPVTKAISIVRRDSERKRNTMQNQIKEVDQDDEIQAGGAVVREEDEVDDKARVKIIEEKEKEAEEEKGENKEKDLFGSSPFSPSSFVINSFDFNSLRNVTEQTPKQSTKMTFANQEESYDGYTQVSVHPIQAQQSSPNVCHLKQAITTAAAAASSTTKTVLNSKFTDVSANSDYSHTFLDTSKDLFGSIPFDEFASLQLNEEKKRSETRMPFVQLSSSSSTQLRQSQPQEPGFVGENLDAMLLDKAQPPIADRATSTLQEVYTIKSVHHTARITVQTMNSVSKPDVASDIVSPMSPEPLVVTDDDHHDMPRHKKEKSNKSEKSKYHLISEIHSDISDVLSSSKLTHKSKSTCYGKKTPRAKKCSVVSTAAGFSNMSFEDFPSDENEERQIRNTKIAPFEVIREPEKRFGSLKRRSNPFT; this comes from the exons ATGAAGAAgctgttttcaaaaatcgaAAACACGTCGAAGGAGCCTAACAGTTACATAGGAAAAGTTTTTGTGGTGGGACGTTACACTGTCACTGTCGAAGACATTCTAGCCGAAG GAGGATTTGCCATTGTATTCCTGGTAAAATCTTCGAGTGGACGTTATGCACTTAAACGCATGTATGTTAATAACGAACATGATCTCAATGTATGTAAAAGGGAGATACAAATTGCA agtAACTTGAATggtcataaaaatattattggatATTTGGATAGCAGTATCACTCACATAGGTGGAGGAGTACATgaacttttacttttaatgcCTTACTGCAAATCTCAAGTTTTACAAATGATGAACAATAG GTTACAGACTGGATTTAGCGAGTCTGAAGTTCTGCAAATATTTTGTGATGTTTGTGAAGCTGTATCTCGACTGCATCATTGTCAGACACCGATAATACATAGAGATTTGAAG attgaaaatatattatactctGATACTGGCCATTATGTATTATGTGACTTTGGTTCTGCAACagcaaaaattttaaatccCAGTATACAGGGAGCGGCGATagtcgaagaagaaattaaaaaatacacgaCTCTCAGTTATAGAGCACCTGAAATGGTTGATATGTATTGTGGAAAACCTGTTACAACGAAAGCAGATATATgg GCATTGGGATGTTTGTTGTACAAACTTTGTTTCTTTACATTACCATTCGGGGAAAGCACACTTGCTATTCAATCGGGAAATTTTACGATACCAAATCATTCAAG ATATAGCAGAAGCCTTCATTGTttgatacgttatatgcttGAGCCAGATCCTGATAATCGTCCTGATATTTATCAAGTGTCTGTGATTGCATTCCAAATTCAGGGAAAAGAGTGTCCAGTACAGAATTTACAT aAAGTTCAAACACCAGTTTTGGAATCATTACCTTGTCCGCCTATGGaatctgaaaatatgaaaagatcATCATTAGTGAAGACACCAAAACCGACTCCGGTAACTACTGTTGAGGGTACGTCAGTTACACCAAGACAACGACCAAAGGGGCAGGCTGTGAGCACAGGTCCTATAAGTCTAAGCGGTCAGATCGTGAGTCAAATATCTGGTCAAGGAACTCAGCCTCAGTCGCAAAGTTCTGTAGGAAATACGATTTCGTATGTTCAAATGGGTCAACAACTTGCTTCGTTAAATGCGTCACAACCTTACTTAGGACAAAATATGCAAGCAAGTGTTCAGCCATTACCAGTGAACACTCAACCATCTGCTCATCAAGTGTCAACGCTCACTCAAGTTTCGCCTCAAGTTTGTTGTACTACGACTAATCAAAACGTTCCCTTTGGACATCAGTCGCAAATCCAAAAATCACAACAGAGTCAGTCACAATGTTCTACGATTAGACGATCTCCTGTAAGTGTTCAAGATACTGTAGGTTCATATTACTTTGATTCACCAGTGGCAACAAACGTGAATGAAGAAAATCTAGAGGCGCTATTCCCACCGTCTG gTTATCCAGATCCGTTTAAAGATGATAACAGAGCTATGCCACCACCCGCAAAAATACCACCACCTGTCGCTCCCAAACCTTCTAAAATTCTGCCTAAGGCAAATGTTTCTGCTAGTTGTCCACCTCCAAAATTTACACCTGTTAATTCGTTAACATCGAAGCTAAATACTCCAACGGGGCCTAATAAAGCTACTCCTGTAATAGTACCAACTTTACCGAAACCAGTCAATAAGACTGAAAGTTTAAGTCAAAATATAAGTTCAAGTACCTCCCCGCCCGATAGTCCGACACTCTCCTCGGTACGTCATAGAAGAAATGTTAGCGATACAAGTGCTTTTAATaa AGCATTTGCAAGCGAAACAACACAATTTCTAGCACCGTACGAAGCTTCAGTGAAATCACGTTCAGAAGATGCTAACACTCCTGAAGTTCTAACTGGTGTAAGACCTTGCCTAGGATCTAGTGCTTCGCATGTACGTATT GGCGAACTTTCAAGCGTAACTGCTACTGAAGGAAGATCTTTAAGTGCGGATGTAGCAGCTTGGAATCCGTTTGAAGACGTACAACCTTTCAATCAATTAACGGAAGATCATATTTTTGGTGCTGAGTTTGATAAAATTAGAAGAGGCAGTAATGCAAGCATCGCTGGTGTAAAAAGTCGCGAAAGcctcgttatgacgtatgcaGAATTACCGGAAGATCCATTTGAATCTGCACCTTTTAGTTTGCCAA CaggaaagaagaacaaaattgGATCAAAGACTGCCGCACTTGCTGGAG GCAAGTCACAATTAAACGGTAGACCAAGAATACCAGCGAAACAATGGAACCCGGGATTCGAGCGCCCCGAACTGGACCACAGGATGACAGGAAATAATCCTCCTATTTCTCCGCCATTTGTTCGGGTCCCTTTAGAAGATCGGTCTAAATACGAAAAGTTAACGTTCAACGCTGGTGATGTATCCAGCGATAGCGACAAAGATTTGTCGCAAGAGCGAATTcagcaaaagagaaaaagggtgAAGAATGTGATACGTAGGAAGAGGAAAACGCAGAATGTGAACAAGGTCGTGGGTGATTCGACAGGCTCGGCTGGTAATTCGAAGACGCCCGGTGATAACTGGCGTAATCAAAGTATTTGTAACAGCGCCATTAAATTGAATGGTATCGGCGCTAATGGGTACAGAAAgcataataatattcgaaacGGAGCTAACAAAGGAGAAATACAGGAGGAAGcagaggaggtggaggaggagggAGAGAGcatgaaaaaggaagaaacagaagGTGGAAGTaaaagaagggagaaagaagaagaagaggaaggggAAGTTGAAAAGgtcgaagacgaagaagaagaggaagaggaggaagaggaggaggaagaggaagaggaggaggaggaggaggaggaagaagaggaagaggaagacgaCGATAAAGATAACGATGACATAGATGATAACAataacgacaacgacaacgaaaaaagaactaatgaaaacgatgaaaaatatgagGGAACAAATGAAGCAACTCCGGAAGGTATATATAGAGTTTGTGGTTCTCTTCATCATTCGGAAAGAAATGTTGTTACTACGAGTGAACAAGATTACAGAACGAAAAAGTCGAAGAAGTATTATCGAGAAGAGCGATCGTCGATCAGTCCGGTAAATACGGATCCAGTCGTCGGGCATCAATATGGAGAGAAGCCTCTTTTACTCGATGACGAACTTGATCCGGAACCGAAACTCGATTACTCTTATGGCGATCCATTCGTCATGGATGATCGGTATGGGTCAAATTATCAGTCGTTCAACGACATCGGTCTGTCAAAGAGAACCGAGAAGACGAAACTCCTGAGCGACGTATTATGGAAATTTGACAAAGACGTTTTCGCGTTAGCTCCGTTTCCAAAGTCATCCAGCTATTCGAGAAAGGGTAACGATTTTCAAGAGAGTAATCAATTTAAAAACGTAGCTCCCGCTACCGAGACGGTGACGGATGTAGAAAACAAGTTGCTTCCTACAGGAAGATGTAATTCATCCTGGAAGTGTGCAAATGTCACGAAAACAGAGGGATTCGCGAATATCGACTTGTTGTCCGGAGAAACGCAACGATCTCCGGTTACTAAGGCAATCTCGATTGTTCGCCGAGACTCTGAACGGAAAAGGAACACGATGCAGAATCAAATAAAGGAAGTGGATCAAGATGATGAGATTCAAGCGGGAGGTGCAGTAGTCCGAGAAGAAGATGAAGTGGATGATAAAGCGAGAGTAAagataatcgaagaaaaagagaaagaagcggaagaagaaaaaggagaaaacaaagagaaagatttaTTCGGTTCATCGCCGTTTAGTCCGAGcagttttgtaataaattcatttgatTTTAACAGTTTACGAAACGTTACGGAGCAAACACCGAAACAATCGACAAAAATGACGTTTGCGAATCAAGAAGAATCGTACGATGGTTACACTCAAGTGTCTGTCCATCCCATTCAGGCCCAGCAATCCTCGCCGAACGTTTGTCATTTGAAACAAGCTATTACCACCGCTGCAGCGGCAGCATCATCGACTACAAAAACAGTATTGAACTCTAAATTTACCGATGTCTCTGCGAATAGCGATTATTCGCATACGTTTTTGGATACTTCGAAAGATCTTTTTGGTTCCATTCCGTTCGACGAATTCGCATCTTTgcaattaaacgaagaaaaaaagagatcgGAGACTCGCATGCCATTTGTTCAGttatcgtcatcgtcatcgacGCAACTGCGCCAGTCGCAGCCACAGGAGCCGGGTTTCGTTGGCGAAAACTTAGACGCGATGCTATTAGATAAAGCGCAACCACCGATCGCTGATCGAGCAACATCTACCTTACAAGAGGTATATACGATTAAATCGGTTCATCATACTGCTCGAATCACTGTTCAAACAATGAACAGCGTATCGAAACCGGACGTTGCATCGGACATTGTTTCGCCCATGTCGCCGGAACCGTTGGTGGTTACCGATGACGATCACCACGATATGCCAagacataaaaaagaaa